The following coding sequences are from one Schizosaccharomyces osmophilus chromosome 1, complete sequence window:
- a CDS encoding Schizosaccharomyces specific protein yields MEPYILPFTTLDNGKSAKVEYPFFIHSCSISLLITSMISCIDRNDAQYGLLICPEKDLTSIEETIIKNEGVFDTLFLNSSNSIGYLQFLDKIEILPLQNTKSLSNVINEAANQKGKNVIGITNISSMLNTESTLNAASFSSTLADVIEKCSPLIINETEVLETPIPISNSMKHENVTLENVYSLWIPVYLKVSIDAENPSISRASFHSREFSQTSEWKSNTFFQDLKINLHESYNDT; encoded by the coding sequence ATGGAACCATACATCCTTCCCTTTACGACGCTGGATAATGGGAAGTCTGCTAAGGTGGAAtatccattttttatacaTTCTTGTAGCATTTCACTGTTAATAACTAGCATGATCAGCTGTATAGACAGAAATGATGCACAGTATGGTTTACTAATTTGTCCTGAAAAGGATCTGACAAGCATTGAGGAGACCATTATAAAAAACGAAGGAGTTTTCGATACActgtttttgaattcttctAATTCAATTGGATACCTTCAATTCCTCGACAAAATTGAGATTTTGCCATTACAGAATACGAAGTCTTTAAGCAACGTAATAAATGAAGCAGCGaatcaaaaaggaaagaatgTAATAGGAATAACTAATATTTCTTCGATGTTAAATACTGAAAGCACTTTGAACGctgcttcattttcttcaacacTCGCCGATGTAATTGAAAAGTGTTCGCCATTAATTATAAACGAAACTGAAGTTTTAGAAACGCCTATACCCATCAGTAATTCTATGAAGCATGAGAACGTTACTCTAGAGAACGTATACTCGTTATGGATCCCTGTTTATTTAAAAGTCTCCATTGATGCTGAGAATCCTAGCATATCAAGAGCAAGTTTTCATAGTCGTGAATTCTCTCAGACATCAGAGTGGAAATCAAACACCTTTTTTCAAGacttaaaaataaatttgcATGAAAGTTATAATGACACCTAG